The following proteins are co-located in the Castanea sativa cultivar Marrone di Chiusa Pesio chromosome 8, ASM4071231v1 genome:
- the LOC142605684 gene encoding LOW QUALITY PROTEIN: uncharacterized protein LOC142605684 (The sequence of the model RefSeq protein was modified relative to this genomic sequence to represent the inferred CDS: substituted 2 bases at 2 genomic stop codons), translating to MVHCKEFRIVMPMSLEEYHVAHTYVVMKMSQQHTTGNEGVEVLENKDFEDDVLGKGRYTNKVYRLQSKVPSWLTTFAPADALIMQEEAWNAFPRCKSGLPRRHDIILCVTCSFXNLNXYAFFFFLICKWMPHYPVMKCPYFPRFQLTIETVHTSGNGQSENVHGLSEEQLATREVEYIDIASTETNYWSYLVGNNNVDFTKFKSERTGRGPLLEGWQDRCDPVMTAYKLVTIDAPYWGFGYRLEQALVAGEKALFLESHRNCFSWIDEWYGMTVQQVREVEQQTQSALNEKLGKPTLVTRIEG from the exons ATGGTTCATTGCAAGGAATT TCGGATTGTCATGCCCATGTCGTTGGAAGAG TATCATGTAGCTCATACATATGTGGTCATGAAGATGTCACAACAGCACACAACTGGCAATGAAGGGGTAGAAGTCTTGGAGAATAAAGATTTTGAAGACGATGTACTTGGAAAGGGTCGATACACTAATAAAGTTTATCGCCTACAAAG CAAAGTTCCTTCTTGGCTTACTACTTTTGCTCCAGCAGATGCTCTCATCATGCAAGAGGAAGCCTGGAATGCATTCCCAAGGTGCAAATCAGGTTTGCCACGTCGTCATGATATCATTCTCTGTGTAACATGTTCCTTTTAGAACTTAaattaatatgctttttttttttttttaatttgcaaaTGGATGCCACATTACCCAGTAATGAAG TGCCCATATTTTCCCAGGTTTCAGTTAACCATTGAAACTGTTCATACGTCTGGCAATGGGCAGTCAGAAAAT GTGCATGGTCTAAGTGAAGAACAACTAGCAACCAGAGAAGTGGAATATATTGATATAGCTTCTACTGAAACGAATTATTGGAGTTATCTAGTCGGAAATAACAATGTGGACTTCACCAAATTCAAATCAGAAAGAACTGGCCGTGGCCCACTTTTGGAGGGATGGCAG GATAGGTGTGATCCTGTTATGACAGCATACAAATTGGTAACAATTGATGCACCATACTGGGGCTTTGGATACCGACTTGAACAAGCTCTAGTAGCG GGTGAAAAGGCTCTTTTTTTGGAGAGTCATCGGAATTGTTTTAGTTGGATTGATGAATGGTATGGGATGACAGTGCAACAAGTACGTGAAGTTGAACAACAAACCCAATCTGCATTAAATGAG AAACTTGGCAAGCCAACTTTGGTGACAAGAATAGAAGGTTAA